TCAGTTTTGGCAAGAGTTCGACTCAATCCCCAGCAGCACAAGGTGTGCCCAGAGTCAGGCTATGCCTGTGCAGCAATCTGTAAATTAACAATTCTCCAGGCATTGCTTTCTGCTCATCTTTCTGGTCAACTGAGAGAAACATTCCTTGATTCAACCCTTTAGAGACTATGCTTCCACACGCAGCCCTCTCCAAGGAAAACAGGAGAGATTCATTAAGGGAGACACTAGGAAAGGTCCTGGGAACAAGTGGTGGGTTGGGCTGCACGATATGCACGGGCTGTAGTAAGCATTATTATTCTGTGATGGGGCTACGTTTCGAGTGGTTCCAGAGCCGAGCCTGAAAGACAGTTTTGTGTGCTGCATGCACATATCAAAACCGCATGGCATTTGTGTGGGAGCAGCCGGCAAGATGGCAGATTCACAAGGTTCACACTTGCCGGCTATGGCTCATGGCAAGGAGGGGTGTCCCCAGCCAGACAGGAAACACCCCTGTTGGATCCCAAAAGGATTCCATGCTGGCTTCCCCAGCTGGGGGGCAACCTCATTATATCCCTGTCCCTCACCCCCTCTACACACGGCTGCGCGCATCATGACTAGGATGTGGATCCTCAGAgatgggagggaagcagaggaagcaGTTTAAAGCAGGAGCAGTCAGGTGTCTTTGGGGCCTGCCTAGAGACATGGGAAAGCCAGCGAGATGAGAGGGTGGATAGGAACCTTTGGAAGAAGCCATGGGGGCTATTTGAAGGTCTCACTTAAACCAGTGGGAAGggacagcaggatcaggccctaatagaGTTGTGGGAGGGGGCAAGGTGCTGTAGGGTGTTATCCCAGAGTCCTTTGCAGAGGAGTGCatggctggctgcagcagtgaGCAAAAGGCAAGGCAGGCAGGAAAGAGGATATCAGTGCGGGGCTCAGCGAGAGCAGCTTGAAGGTAAAGAGCACTTTTCAACCACGTCAGATGATTTAAGAGAGAATAAAATCAGCCCAGTCTGGTTCAATTCCCTTTGATGATGTCCATGTACAATTAGAGCCAATTAGGGAGAGGCAGAGAATGACAAGTGTTTGGCcagaaggttggggtggggggatcaaAACAGCAATCAAATTTCCCACCCACCAAATGCAATTAAGGAGTATCACTTACCCTGCTTGCCCAGGAGGGCCAGCACATAAATGGCAAAAGCCGGGAGCGCGAGCATCTTTCTCCCCAGCATGCAGACCACCGGGAACAAGAACTCCCCCTGCCCAAGTTTCAGGCTCCGGGAAGTGGCTTCCATGTACTTCACCATGATTATGGTTTTCCTGGTCATCCTGGTGGTGGCTCTGCAAGGCACAGCTCCCCAGGAGAATTATTTCCCTTACAAGGTGCCCCTGGATCCCCAGAGTTCACTGGAGCTCTCATGGAACGTCAGCTACCCGGAGCAGGTGGTGCATTTCCAGCTCTTGGTCAAGGAGCCGAAATTCGGGCTGCTCTTCGGGATGTCAGACAGGGGCGAGTTTGAGAACGCGGACCTGGCCATGCTCTGGAGCGATGGGCACCGCTCCTATTTTGGGGTAAGCTGCTCACATATTGCCAAGGTTCCAACCTTGGCTGCTTGTCCAGGAAGTCCCGTCCTGGAGTAAGTTTTGCTCTGTAGTGGGAAAGGATTGAACTGTACCTAGATCTCAGTGGAGTCCAGGGAAGTGCGGGCTGAGTGAGACCTTCAGGTTTAGTCTGTACATTTAGCTGTGGGTGGTTAACAGGTGCTTGGAGGTTTATTCCAGAGGGATACAgggctcagataccacagtgatgaatGTGGTATAGGATCTGAAACGGAACAGAATAGACTTGTTAGACTATCAGAGGAGCTCTCATTACTTGACCCCAGTGTCtttgttatatttatttccaAAGCACTGTAACAGGCGGCTGTATATCAGTGGCTACACCATGCACACATGCATGATGCATCAACAATTTGGTTTGCTTGTGCACTTCTGTCAGTCACATTAAAAATTAACCATAACTCCAGTTAATGACATGGAGAAAGTGCAAAAGTGATCATCCAGAAGGTCTGCTCTGCCAGCCTCAATAAGCCCGATGCAAGTCAGATTTGAAGCTGTAGCAAAGCTCAGCAGGACTTTGGAAAATACAATTTGATTGCCTGCTGCTAGCAGCGTAGcattaaaagaaattaaacataTAAATACATTTTGGGTGGACAAAAATGCCAAAATGCTAAACAGGCAGCTGGGGAGTTAATTTCTGATTTTGCTGTTTGATTTTGGTATTGCAAATTATGCCAGCCATGTGTAACGCTCAGCAGTACCTTACTCTTGGAGTTGTCCTGCTGCGTTCATGGCACAATTTGTAGAACAGGTTCTGGCTGCAGATGATGAAGGTCTACGAACGTGAATAGCGATTTGCTGGGTCATTCCCATAGTCCTCCAAGGAAAGGCTGTGTCTGACCTTAAGTCACTAGCAGCTGGTCTACGAtaaaagtctgaaaaaaaatgtttcagtacaGATAGGTGCAATATCTTCTTAAATCCCTGCAGGATTTTCCTACCTCTGTGCTGCTTGTCAGAAATCCAGTCCTTTGTTTAAAGGAACATGGATGTTGTTGACATACAAAGTTAGGtacttttcaaaagttactaACATCGGCTGTGTTTAGTAAACACCACCCACATACACCAAACGATGCATCTTGCCTTCCTACAAATCTTTCTGTGCCGGAAAAATTCTGAGTCAGATTTACTCCTCTTGTCACTCTGCTGTTCTACGTATCCCTGGTGAAATGACGCTGATCGAGATATTATTTATTGTATCGCAGCAGCAgctagaagccctagtcatggaccaggaccccggAGTGccaggcacacacacagagcaaaaagactgTCCCACTAAGACTGAATAATGCTGGCAAAGCATCATGTCCTAACTGTTTATAaggatttttccccctcctctgcagGATGCGTGGAGTGATGAGAAAGGGCAGCTTTACATGGATTCGCAGCAGGACTACCAGCTTCTCAAAGCGCACAGAACCCCCGAGGGACTCTACCTGGTCTTCAAAAGAGCCTTCAGCACCTGTGATCCAAAGGACTACCTTATAGAGGTACTGCAGGGCCTAGCCATGGGCAGGGGCAAAGTGCCAGCTCGCTATTTCTCCTGTTCACAGGATGGGCTGGACTCTGAGTACTGTGCCATCCTGATGGATAGTCTCACTGGGATCACTTATCACTGAGAGCTCAGGACTGAACTGATAACAaaataggtgaaatcctggccctattgagtCAATAGaaaaaatcccattggcttcactggggccaggatttcacccagtgtgcGCTCTGGTAATGTTTAAATACCTGTGGTCTGGGAACCAGGTTAGAGCTCTGGGTCAAAAGTCAGCATGACTAGTGCTCTGGATTGAAAGCTAGAGCACCTGGGCTTCTGATcgtgtttacactggtgtaaattaggagtaactccactgaaatcagtgagtgaTACTGGTGTGAAacaggtgtgagatcagaatcaggcccctgccTGTGGcagtgacttgctgtgtgactgcaGACGTGTTGTCTCTCACCCCTCTGTGATTCGTTTGTAAAACAGAGATACTACTTAGCCCGTGGGGGGTAGAAAGGGTTAGTTCACGGTGAGGaggagatccttggatgaaagaggTTTGCTTTGGCTCCAAGGAGCAAGGTATGTGCAAACTATTAGTTTTGGGCTTTGCATTTGTGCCCTTGTAGTGTGGAGATTCTTGCATTCTCCACTAGTGTTCATGGGTTAATGGTCTAGACTTTCTCAGAAGGCATCAGAGGTATGGGAGTACGTCTCGAATCCAGAGTCTGACCATCATTAGGGAACACGGCAAAACCTTCCTCTTCGAAAAAACCTTTCTACCAATGGCACTCACAATGATGACACCCTTTCTACCCTTAATCCCCtaccacctagggtgaccagatgtcccgattttatagggacaatcccgatttttaggtctttttcttatattggctcctattaccccccacctccgtcctgatttttcacacttgctgtctgctcGCCCTACTACCACCCCTCTGTACACACAAGAAATTAAGaaaatctttcaaaaaaaaaatccccaagcaAACCAATAACCCCATCCCAAGCAAAGTTTGGAACCCAAAAAGGGGGAAAGTGCCAGAGAGTTCATGAAGTCCAGTAGGGCCTTTGCGCTGGCTACCGACGGTAtggggaaggtgctcagataccctGGTGACTAACGGCAGTATAAAGATGATTAGATTAGTCAGAGAGCGCTCTACCTTTTCACCCACAATTCAAcggtttcccctcctcccccactaaAACTAGTAACTGAAAATCAGCAGTTCATTGGTACGATGCCCAGTTTTTCATCTGTGCGGGTCTACTTCCCACATGTTATTTGTAGGAGAACATTAGACATCCATTCCTTTTAAAAGGAAGCGCTTTAAATAATGTTTACACAATCCAGTACAACTCTTTATAAATCTCCATAATATATTGAGTTTATCCGGTCCCACCATCCACTCCCATTAACTATGTTAGCTCTATTTAAATATATCTTCTGCATCACTCCACATCACAATGTGGAGCCAGGTATTTTCAGAGTTGCAAAGAGGGTATTTCATGCTGAAGTACAGTCATAAAAAAACTTTTCCAGTGAAATTGTCTGGTTTTGGGTTCATTGAACTTCTGCAAAATGGCAGAATTTTGGGGGACAATGTTGTACTCTGGATGTCTAGGAGGGACAGGCGTTGTGTCATCAGGAGGTAGTATGGTCcagtagaccagtggttctcaaccaggggtccagggccacCTGGGGAGGGTGCCCACAGGTTTCCAGGGGGCCATCAAGCACGTCCAGCGTTAGACTCActggacccagggcagaaagccaaagccccaccacatgggactgaaacccctggggctgcagctgaagcctgagcaatgtagcttcacgGGGGCCCATGGTGTGGAGCCTTAATGCCAGCCCTGactttatatgcagaaaaccagttcttGGGCACAAGTGAGCCAGGATGGGTGCATGCTCCATGGTGAGAAATCTCCAGTCTCCCCAAATAGTGCAACATTTGGaggaagagagagtgtgtgtgaactcatgtgaaaggaatctgtggaaaattttgcataaacttctgtgtgtgtgtaagaaaatTGTTCATActtattcccatctctgccactgatccaaagcccactgaaatcaacaggagagtTTCCACTGGCTACTAGTGTCTCTGGATCAGACCTGCTAACAGCAACTTTGcctctgtctgtgtgtgcatatgtgcaagtgggtgagagagagagagagatccttgtTTATGAAGGGGGAGCAGTATATTTCACTGTTAATGCATATGTATTAATTATATCTAGAAATGAGCTGTAATTGCCATGAGCTGATATACTCTGAAGAAAGCAATTTAAACCATCTAAATTAGTAAGGAACTGCCTCATTAATCAAGGGTTAATGCATTGAAATAATATTCCCCTAAATCTGTAATTTCATTCTAAGCAGCACCCTGCACAACATGGCAGTGACACAGACACAAACTAACAGTGGGCTCTCAAATTTGCCATGTCTGGAGAGGTAGCATCACCCTGCCTGACTAACCCCGGCTCTCAGGGCACTAAAATCTACACAGGCAGTTCCAAGCTCTCCTGTTCTGCAGGTGTCCCCTGCTATGCCAGCGTCCTTTGTCTCTCATTTCAGGATGGCACCGTGCATCTTATCTACGGGATCCTTGAGAAACCCATCCATTCTCTCCAAGCCATCAACATCTCTGCCCTCCACAAGGGGCTGCAGAGGGTGCAGCTACTGAAACCCAACATTAGTACCCCGGAACTGCCCAGGGACATGAAGACCATGGAGATCAGAGCACCTGACGTGATCATTCCCAGCCAGGAGACCACATACTGGTGCTATATGGTAGAGCTTCCGGACAGCTTCCCGAAACATCATATTGTCATGGTAAGAAGGAGGAAAGTTTTTCTGAAGGAGAACAGGGATGTTTTCCTTATAGCTAATCTGTTAAAGCTTAGGCAAGTTGTCTCCATTCCCTTAGCCTCTAGTGGAGGTGTTCCTCTGTTCTTTCATTCATTGGCCAGCATCCTGGATAAACAGTGCTCCCTGTGCTCCAAATCCAAACCTTGAGGTCCTCCTCTTTCTCAAGGCTGCACCTTCCAGAGGTATCAGCCACATGGCAGCTTCCCCACGGCTTGGTATCCCCACATCCACCTTCCTCCATGACCTCTCTCCTAATGGCAATGTCCCCTAGGGTTCCCCCTATTACTGGCTGCAGAATCCAAAGATCAAAGGCTTCTCAGCAGGGTGGCAGGAGGTGGGAACTGTGTGGACAGGAGCACTGCTCTTCTCTCCTGAATTGTTGCAACAGGCACTACAGCGATCGCTTGTCTGGAAAAGGAAAGTGTAAGATGTATTTTTAGTTTCTTGTCATATGATGTAGTGGTTGGAAACACATTCCACCTGGGATACCGTTTTCTTCACTTCCAATCTTCAAACATTGTATATCATTGCTGGACATTGTTGAACAGCTTCCACAGTCTGcaccagaggtgactgcatttcagtggtgggtgaagccAGACATCTATATCCTCGGTATCTCCATCTAGACACACGTAGTTTGTAAAGTATCGTGAAATATTGTATGTGGTTACTATATAGAAACAGAGATAGTATGATGATAGGAACTTCAGATAATTGTAAGGTCATTATTACCCATTATGAATACTTGTGCCTTCTTCTCGGATGCCCCTTTTCTAGTATGAGCCAGTGATCACGACAGGCAATGAGGCTATTGTCCATCACATGGAAGTCTTCCAGTGTGCTGCAGAATTTGACAGCTTTCCACATTACAATGGGCCCTGTGACTCCAAGATGAAGCCGGACCGACTGAACTACTGCAGACACGTGCTTGCAGCGTGGGCCATGGGCGCTCAGGTGTGCAAATGAGAGCTGTGGCTGGTGCACCAACTCTCATGTTCATTGCAGCTGCTTTCCTTTTGTCTCACTTTCTTTCATATCGGAGATGAATCAGAGCCAAGCCCCAGGATCTGAACACCCCTGACATTTCGAGGTGCTCAAAATCTGGATTTCAGTATTGGGGTTTGGGATCATTCTTGTTAAatatccctgccccacccccctagACCTTGGGCATAGGCGGGATCCTTAGCTGGTATCACTGAATGACCAGAGCTAGGCCAGTTTGTACCAGCTGAGGGTCCTTCCCATATGCATGCAGTACAAGAACACTCTTCCAGAGTGGCTGACACCTAGCCATCCACACACTCGTTTGGGATGAGACACAGTTGTGGGCCAGAGAATGATCTCCCCCTTCCATATTTTCCTCTCTAGCTTCTTCTGCCTGGCTCCATGGATCAGCTGCACACAACCCGCTCacattctctcctcctcctgcttacAGGCCTTCTACTACCCAGAAGAGGCAGGACTTGCTTTTGGCGGCCCAGGCTCCTCCAAATATTTACGGCTCGAGATTCACTACCACAACTCTCTGGTGTTTAAAGGTAAGCAAGCCTTCAGGGGCTTATGGATACGGGGCCAGAGACTCATGTACATGCCAGGCTCTTGAGCACAGCCTGATccaaggggagggaaaaaaaagaatctaTAAAAACTCTTTAGCTAATTCTCCCCAGGCACCAATACCCAGAGGCCATGGAGCCAGAACACTCCCAGGCTGTTCTCCTGTTGGTAGGGCAGGTGGGATGGCATCCTGCCCTCCCAGGGTCATTCATCTGGAAGGGAACCCATGTTTCCCTAAAGGACTGGCTGTCTatacctgcacacacacaaacccagctcagggagaggggtgccagcctgcagccagacatCATTGCTTTAAGTAGAGGCAGCTGAGACGTAGCAGGGGAACATGTTCAGGCAGGGGAACATGTCATGGAAAGTAGCTCCTACCCAGATCCCTgcaaagcctccccccagcaaagcACCctagcggggggagggggaggaggggtgcggATGTGGGGAAAGCAAGCCCTCACTTTTACAACCTACTAGCTAGACTCTGCTGGGTTCTGCTTTCTCTGCTCATGTCAGCAGAGGGCCCTGTACTTTTAACCCAGCTGAGGCCAGGAAATACTGGGGACCTCATGCAAAAGGCCCTGCCTGTGAGACTTCCAACATTGTTCACAGATAGGAGAGGTTTGGTCTGGatccccatctccccagcctTGTCTGGCTCGGCTTGTGCTCTCCCTCGTATGAGCCCCTACATGCTGCAAACCTGCCACACAGTCTGGCACCATGCAGCACGACTGGCAGGCTATGCACGGTTCAGGGCTGCAGTAGCCAGCAGTGGGTACAAAGGGACCTTTCAGATCTGGACTGAGAAGCCTTGGCAGAGTGGTTGAACTTCTGCATTCACCATGCCTGGCTCAAAGCAAAGTTCTTAGTCCCTCAGATTGGAATGTTTCCATCTGCACCTTTATTCATAGTCTTTCCAAACAGAACGTGAAGCCGATAACAATGGAGCTTTCAAACAGCTATTTGCCTAACCAAATACAAGAACATcaagacagagacacacagaaaTTCTGCACAGAAGCAAGGTTGCAGAACCACCTGTTAAGTGTTAAGAGGTCATTTTGGAGTGGTGTCCCAGCTCCCAGCTAGACTAGCCTCATTATAAACCAATATCCTGGCTTGGAATAGATAACAAGAGCATAAATGGTTAATATTGGGCACTTATCTTACCTTTCAGGTGAGGATCTAAAAACGCTCAGACAATTAATTCAGcctcccaacccccccacccccaggaggcaGGTCAGCATTATTACCCACAgttcacagatagggaaactaaggcacagagtggttaaatgacttgcccaaaatgtCACACACAGAAGCAGAAATAGACCTTAGGTGCAATGATTACTAGCCTCAAACAAGGCAACCTCAGAATTAGGCTACACAGTCTTTGCCCCACATTTATAGGGCCCTCTGACCACAGTATTTGAGCTCTTTgcctctgtgaggtagggcagtgttgTTACCCCCATtacacagctggggaactgatgTGCAAAGCGGTTAAGGGAcgtacccaaggtcacacaggaaacccATGGCCAAGCAAGGACTTGAGCCCAGATCCCTCAAATCCTAGGCTAATGCTATAACCACTAGAGCTTCCTTCCTGCCTGTGGGGAGTGAAAACATCTATATTTCCCAGGTCCCCTTTCTTGTTCTTCCCAACTCTGCTCTCAAACACTGGGGCTGAAATTCATTACCAAGGGAGATGTCTGggtgggagtgggatgggggagacATTTTCCAAGAGAATAAATAGCATTTCTTGTTTGATACCTTTGACAGTcgacacatttttttaaaaactccgcTAAATTACCAAATTTCTCCATTTACATCAACTCACTTCATGAATATCCCAGAGTATTTTTAGGAGGCCAGAGCATATGTACGGCAGAACAATTATATCACATTCCAAGATTCGAGAAGCAACACGTCTATAAATACACAGCTCACTCCTTTCATTATTTTAACCGCTTTTTCCTTTTAACCAATAACACCGCCCCATTTATTCTGATCTGTTTGATGAATCCAACCCAGAGACAGAGACTCATAAATAAGTACGAGCCCTCTTGGCCCTGGCTAACCCGGCCTTACAGCTCACACCTGAAAAATGTGCCaagagctgggtgtgtgtgggggggggggaaccttgGTGCTAACTTTGTTTTCACTGTtaagagaacccagaagtcctgtcACCCATGCGCTCGGTCTAATCACCAGTTGACCATGTGCCACAGAGACAGTGGCATCATCTCCATCCTCATCAGAACTGCTTCACCTACAGCCGCACTCTTCTCTACCCTTCTAGTAGCAACGTAAACAGGGCGCACAATGCAGCTGATTCCACTTGAGCCATACAGTGGGGCTTTAACCCTAAACCTTCAGAGCTGAAAGCATGAGCTTCAACTACTTGCACTAGAGGTCTAAGTCCTTTAGCTGGAAGCAGTCATCAACGCCTATATCTCTTATGCAGCCCAGTCACCGGAAGGTGGCTTACACCAATATTACTCCCAGATGGGCTGGAGAGTTGTCGCTCTTCTAGCCACACAGCTGCCGGTGTGGCTGCAATTTCTGCTTTTTATTCCCATTATTGGAGAGAAAAAGTCTTCATTGGGGAAGGGCTCCGTGCTCCCATCTGGACAAACCCACCCCAGAAAGGTTCCCCAAGCAATCGTCTGTATTTTCAACCATCTCTCCAAAAGGACTGGACAAAGCCCTGTTCTATGCCTGTTGACTCTGCTGGCAAAAGAGCTAGCAGGACTGTGCCATGCTTAGTTTGTGTCCCTCCACGCTTTGGGGagaaggtctggtctacacttgaaacattCGCTGGTATAGcaatgtcataagaacataagaatggccatactgggtcagatcaaaggtccatctagcccagtatttgaCTGTGGtgagtgccaggtgccccagagagaatgaacagaacagggaatcatcaagtgatccatcccctgtcgtccatgcccagcttctggcaaacagaggttagggacaccatccctgcccatcctggccaatagccattgatggacctatcctccatgaacttatctagttcttttttgagcttggccttcacaacatcctctggcaaagagtcctacaggttgactgtgtgttgtgtgaagaaatacttcctttcgtttgtttgttttaaacctgctgcctattaatttcatctggtgacccctagttctgtgttatgtgaaggagtaaataacacttccttatttactttctccacattagtcatgattttatagacctcaatcataccccactccccttagccatctcctttccaagctgaaaagtcccagtcttattaatgtcTACTTctacggaagctgttccacaccacTGATCATTTttgtgaaccttttccaattccaataacgtcactcagggatgtgatttttttaatgacaagCCTCTACTGGCAaaccccctagtgtagatgcagttatagcAGCAACAAGTCCTTTCACTAGTATAGTTTACTTTGTTTGGGGAACTGGTATAAACTATACTGGAAAAAGCCCTGTTTTCCAGTATGAGCTGCATCCCCACGAGGAGGGTTTACTGGTAGAGCTCTACCTGGAAAgcttttctaatgtagacaaggcctgggcCTGAGCGTGGCATCTCATCACCGGTCACGGTCCCCTGCCTGAAGGGAGTGAAAAGAAATCACGATGCAAGGCTAACACACAGTGTCACGCAGAGTTACCGCGGGAGGATTTTTCTGAGAGAAGCAGCAAACCCAACCCAGTGCAAATCTTATCCAAACCCTGTAGCCTCACAAGTGTCTTTCTGTTGGGCTCTAGTGAGAAGGACTGGTGCACAAGAACTGCTGGCAAGGCTTGGCGTCCCTTTCTGCTTCTCCCAGAGCTGAAACTCTTTCTTCACTCAGATCAGTTTGCAGAGGGTTAAGACAGGATTAGTAACCCGGGGAGCGTTGTGCAGTGACATTTCACTAAGTGCCAGGATCTTCTCTGTTAATTACAGCCTAGGGGTGGAACACCATCAACCCAGTAGAAGTTATATCACAGTACACAGTGCACATTTCACAGCCCTTAATCTCCATAATGTCTTCCACCACCCTAGCTCGGCACTAGAAAGTTATAAAAACCGTACGCATCCAAtcccactctcccccccccccacatatagatgggtgactagatgtcccaattttacagggacagtcctgattttgggggctatttcttatataggcacttattaccactccagccccatcccgattttttatacttgctgtctggtcaccctaacacacaCCCTACCAATAACAACATAGCCTTGGTTTTTGTAACAGCCATCCAGTTAGAACAGATACTATCTCCCAAATTCCCAAGGGCATTCTCCAAAGAATTCCCAGGCTTGTCCTTCTGGGCGCTTTATCATTTGCTCACCCAAAACCCAGAGCATGCAGAACTGACTATGCCGACCAAAGCTCTTAGCACATCCAAACTGCACACAACTTTCCACCCGGGAGAGAAGGAATGACAGATGCTAGTCACCTTGATTTATACATCATTGGAAGGTGCTCACATACCATGAGCCCAAGAACCTGAATGTAATAAAATGGAACTGCATCACATCCATGAAAGAAAAATTAGAGGGCCCCCAAATGCCCTATATTCAGTCCAGATCCACTGGGCATTTCCTGGGCAAATTCATGTTGCTGCGAAGTGCTGGCTTACTCACTTCTAATCTCAGGAAGGGTGGCTCTGCTCTCCCTTCAGGCTATGAAT
This genomic window from Chelonoidis abingdonii isolate Lonesome George chromosome 24, CheloAbing_2.0, whole genome shotgun sequence contains:
- the DBH gene encoding dopamine beta-hydroxylase yields the protein MAKAGSASIFLPSMQTTGNKNSPCPSFRLREVASMYFTMIMVFLVILVVALQGTAPQENYFPYKVPLDPQSSLELSWNVSYPEQVVHFQLLVKEPKFGLLFGMSDRGEFENADLAMLWSDGHRSYFGDAWSDEKGQLYMDSQQDYQLLKAHRTPEGLYLVFKRAFSTCDPKDYLIEDGTVHLIYGILEKPIHSLQAINISALHKGLQRVQLLKPNISTPELPRDMKTMEIRAPDVIIPSQETTYWCYMVELPDSFPKHHIVMYEPVITTGNEAIVHHMEVFQCAAEFDSFPHYNGPCDSKMKPDRLNYCRHVLAAWAMGAQAFYYPEEAGLAFGGPGSSKYLRLEIHYHNSLVFKGRQDSSGIRLYYTATLRRYDAGIMELGLVYTPVMAIPPGEAGFLLNGYCTDKCTQVALPPAGIHIFASQLHTHLTGRKVVTILSREGREREVVNADSHYSPHFQEIRMLKKVISVFPGDVLITTCTYNTEDRNKATVGGFSITDEMCVNYVHYYPQTHLELCKSAVDSGYLQRYFNLVNRFNDEEICMCPQASVTQQFSSVPWNAFNRDVLKSLYDFAPISMHCNKSSAVRFPGEWEKQPLPRITRVLPESAPSCQPALGPPPASPAVVNLGRVKAE